A genomic region of Gemmatimonadota bacterium contains the following coding sequences:
- a CDS encoding glycosyltransferase, translating to MDLALGQIAVVICTRDRAAGLDRTLAHWAKLFDDPGLGMIVVDDGSTDHTPKIMARAAEGFRGRFQAARTAGVGLGAARNVGWRMATGNIVLFTDDDCYPAEDLPTAVRACFADSGISFIGGQLLPATPAHAGVAAVTRSYRVEVGAPGFVPAGLIPGANMAIRRVALDQIGGFDPEFGAGTAFPAEDVEVIARLAAAGFRGAYDPRPKVVHDHDRLTEPAQRRLRYQYSRGRGAYYAKCLLDPRLRRAYLRAWVRSAIRSIPHTVAELGGAFRYWFRRRSPS from the coding sequence ATGGACCTGGCGTTAGGCCAGATCGCCGTCGTGATCTGCACCCGGGACCGGGCCGCCGGACTGGACCGGACGCTGGCGCACTGGGCCAAACTCTTCGACGACCCCGGCCTCGGCATGATCGTGGTCGACGATGGCTCGACCGATCATACCCCAAAGATCATGGCGCGGGCCGCCGAGGGTTTCCGGGGCCGGTTTCAGGCGGCCCGAACCGCCGGGGTTGGACTTGGCGCCGCCAGGAATGTCGGCTGGCGGATGGCAACCGGGAACATTGTCTTGTTCACCGACGACGACTGCTATCCCGCCGAAGACCTGCCGACGGCCGTTCGCGCCTGCTTCGCCGACTCAGGCATTTCGTTCATCGGCGGGCAACTCCTGCCCGCCACACCGGCCCACGCGGGCGTGGCCGCCGTCACTCGATCGTACCGGGTCGAAGTCGGCGCGCCAGGGTTCGTCCCCGCGGGCCTGATTCCGGGCGCCAACATGGCGATTCGCCGGGTGGCGCTCGATCAGATTGGCGGATTCGACCCGGAGTTCGGGGCGGGGACGGCCTTCCCGGCCGAAGATGTCGAGGTCATTGCGCGGCTGGCGGCGGCGGGCTTTCGCGGAGCGTACGATCCCCGGCCCAAAGTGGTGCACGATCACGATCGGCTGACCGAGCCGGCCCAGCGACGGCTCCGGTATCAGTACAGCCGAGGCCGGGGCGCGTACTACGCCAAATGCCTGCTCGACCCGCGGCTTCGGCGGGCCTATCTCAGGGCCTGGGTTCGATCGGCCATCCGTTCTATTCCTCACACCGTCGCCGAGTTGGGCGGGGCCTTCCGATATTGGTTTCGGCGGCGGTCTCCGAGCTGA
- a CDS encoding ABC transporter ATP-binding protein: MPPAGRGTERRLIAFMAPYWGRFALSTSTGVLAAGLDGLTVVLLIPLLKLLFGPAATLTPSTTQLEATLERVLAPVVGGDPTTAAIRIIGILVLGLIVKNGLSLFAKQQSAKVEEGIVRDLRNRLYHHLLKLDLGFFQRTRGGEVVSTLISDTDAAKAIVPNLLAGAPQNLAAAGLSLYFLSLMSGRLTLVMLVTTPILVLFIRLLLVPVRRHSRGWAEQRGELTASATERLGALRLIRVYGQEATEAAVFGGHTDRYRKQVIRAQRYLALPSMVSEIFGGLLLILVVVAAATPAIVGQPLGAAVTVTFLATALKVMSTIKSLAQVPGAIAGAVAGAERVFRVLDLPATDVDRPGEQPACFEHELVFDRVTFQYGDDDPVLTEVSFAVPKGWTVAIVGPSGAGKTTLLDLVPRLRDPVGGEIRMDGTPLTRLTRTSLRALTGVVSQDTVLLNDTVAANIAYGRPGASQPDIEAAATAANAAEFIRGLPEGYATVLGERGTRLSGGQRQRIAIARALLRDPPILILDEATSALDSASERLVQDAVDRLMRDRTVLVVAHRLATVRDADRIVVMDQGRVVEVGTHEELFGAGGLYRRLYDLQFRETAVASGD; encoded by the coding sequence CTGATCGCCTTCATGGCGCCGTATTGGGGCCGGTTTGCCCTCTCCACCTCGACCGGCGTGTTGGCGGCCGGCCTCGACGGGTTGACGGTGGTCCTGTTGATCCCCTTGCTCAAGTTGCTCTTCGGTCCTGCCGCCACGTTGACGCCATCCACGACTCAGCTCGAGGCCACGCTGGAGCGGGTGCTGGCGCCGGTGGTCGGTGGCGATCCGACCACGGCGGCGATCCGGATCATCGGGATCCTGGTGCTCGGCCTCATCGTCAAGAATGGCCTCAGTCTGTTCGCCAAGCAGCAAAGCGCCAAGGTGGAAGAGGGCATCGTTCGGGATCTCCGGAACCGTCTCTATCATCACCTGCTCAAACTCGACCTCGGTTTCTTCCAGCGAACCCGGGGCGGTGAGGTTGTCTCGACCCTGATTTCGGACACCGACGCGGCCAAGGCGATCGTGCCGAACCTGCTGGCCGGCGCGCCACAGAACCTCGCGGCGGCGGGCCTGTCGCTCTATTTCCTCTCGCTGATGTCGGGACGGCTGACCCTGGTCATGCTGGTGACCACGCCGATTCTGGTGCTCTTCATCCGGCTCCTGCTGGTGCCGGTGCGCCGGCATAGCCGGGGGTGGGCGGAGCAGCGCGGCGAATTGACCGCTTCGGCCACCGAGCGTCTTGGGGCGCTCCGGCTGATCCGCGTGTATGGGCAAGAGGCCACTGAAGCCGCGGTCTTTGGCGGGCATACCGACCGGTACCGCAAACAGGTGATCCGGGCCCAGCGGTATTTGGCGCTCCCGTCGATGGTGAGCGAAATCTTCGGCGGGTTACTGCTGATCTTGGTCGTGGTTGCCGCGGCCACGCCGGCCATCGTGGGGCAGCCCCTCGGGGCGGCGGTGACTGTCACCTTTCTCGCGACGGCCCTCAAGGTCATGTCGACGATCAAGAGTCTGGCCCAGGTTCCCGGCGCTATCGCCGGGGCGGTGGCGGGGGCCGAGCGGGTGTTCCGGGTGCTCGATCTCCCCGCCACCGATGTCGATAGGCCGGGGGAGCAGCCGGCCTGTTTCGAGCATGAGTTGGTGTTCGACCGGGTGACCTTCCAGTATGGGGACGACGATCCGGTGCTGACCGAGGTGTCGTTTGCCGTGCCGAAGGGCTGGACCGTGGCGATCGTCGGCCCCTCGGGCGCGGGCAAAACCACTCTACTCGATCTGGTGCCCCGGCTCCGTGACCCGGTGGGCGGCGAAATCCGGATGGACGGTACGCCCCTGACGAGGCTGACCCGAACGTCGCTCCGGGCGCTGACCGGCGTCGTCAGCCAGGACACGGTGCTCCTCAACGACACGGTCGCGGCCAATATCGCCTATGGGCGTCCGGGCGCGAGCCAACCGGACATCGAGGCCGCGGCGACGGCCGCGAACGCGGCTGAGTTCATCAGGGGTTTGCCCGAGGGCTACGCCACGGTGTTAGGCGAGCGAGGGACCCGATTATCGGGCGGACAGCGGCAGCGGATCGCCATCGCCAGGGCCCTGCTTCGCGACCCGCCGATTCTGATTCTCGACGAAGCGACGAGCGCGCTCGATTCGGCGTCGGAGCGCTTGGTTCAAGACGCGGTCGACCGGCTGATGCGGGATCGCACCGTTCTGGTCGTGGCGCACCGCCTGGCCACGGTGCGGGATGCCGACCGGATCGTGGTCATGGATCAGGGTCGGGTCGTGGAGGTCGGAACCCACGAGGAACTCTTCGGGGCCGGCGGTCTGTACCGGCGGCTCTACGACCTCCAGTTCCGTGAGACGGCTGTGGCCAGCGGGGACTGA
- a CDS encoding DEAD/DEAH box helicase — protein MKTSFASLGLTPALVQALTTLGYEEPTPIQREAIPPLLAGRDVLGQAATGTGKTAAFALPLLQRLPAGAPKPGHPSVLVLVPTRELAMQVAEAFHRYGRAIHATTVPIYGGQEFDQQIRVLRRGVHVVVATPGRALDHLRRGTLHLSGLTAIVLDEGDEMLDMGFAEEIEGILDAAPKERQTALFSATMPPRIAKIAERHLKDPLRVLLAREVAAPGSMPKVRQTAYILARAHKVAALGRVLDLESPTLALVFCRTRTEVESLTESLAGRGYRAEQLHGGMTQAQRDRVMKRTRSGAVDLLIATDVAARGLDIDQLSHVVNFNVPESPAAYVHRIGRTGRAGREGVAITLAEPREHRMLRSIEQLTRQKIDVAQLPTVLDVRAKKLEITRASIREALVAGKLDGYRVVVEQLAGEYDVMDIAAAAVHLAHLAGAGDDTEIPEARHSALGTRHSAGDKTSGEPRRQKSAGMARIYVGAGRKDNMRPADLVGAIVNEAKIEAKRIGAIEITDKFSLVELAEELIDPVVAALRATKVKGKRLTVRRDQATRRSN, from the coding sequence ATGAAAACCTCGTTCGCTAGCCTCGGTCTGACACCCGCCCTCGTCCAGGCCCTGACCACGCTCGGCTATGAAGAACCCACCCCAATCCAACGGGAAGCGATTCCGCCCCTGCTGGCCGGGCGGGATGTCCTGGGCCAAGCGGCGACCGGAACCGGCAAGACTGCCGCATTCGCACTCCCCTTGCTGCAGCGGTTGCCGGCCGGTGCGCCCAAACCGGGCCATCCCTCGGTGCTGGTACTGGTGCCAACCCGCGAGCTCGCGATGCAGGTGGCCGAGGCGTTTCATCGCTACGGGCGGGCCATCCATGCCACGACGGTGCCGATCTATGGCGGCCAGGAGTTCGATCAGCAGATCCGCGTCCTCCGCCGAGGCGTCCACGTCGTGGTGGCCACCCCGGGCCGGGCCCTCGATCACCTGCGACGCGGCACGCTCCACTTGAGCGGCTTGACCGCCATCGTGCTCGACGAGGGCGACGAGATGCTCGATATGGGCTTCGCGGAGGAAATCGAGGGCATTCTCGACGCGGCACCCAAGGAACGCCAAACCGCGCTCTTTTCCGCGACGATGCCTCCACGGATCGCGAAAATCGCCGAACGCCACCTCAAGGATCCGCTTCGGGTTCTCCTAGCCCGTGAAGTCGCGGCACCCGGGTCGATGCCGAAGGTGAGACAGACGGCCTACATCCTGGCCCGCGCCCACAAGGTGGCCGCCCTCGGCCGGGTGCTCGATCTCGAATCGCCCACGCTGGCCCTGGTGTTCTGCCGGACCCGGACCGAAGTCGAGAGCCTGACCGAAAGCCTGGCAGGCCGCGGGTACCGGGCCGAGCAGCTCCATGGCGGCATGACTCAGGCCCAGCGCGACCGGGTCATGAAACGGACTCGGAGCGGCGCGGTCGATCTTTTGATCGCCACCGACGTCGCGGCCCGCGGACTCGACATCGACCAACTGTCCCACGTCGTCAATTTCAACGTGCCCGAATCACCGGCCGCCTACGTCCACCGAATCGGTCGCACCGGCCGGGCCGGGCGTGAGGGTGTCGCGATCACGCTCGCCGAACCACGAGAGCACCGGATGCTCCGGAGCATCGAGCAGCTGACGCGCCAGAAGATCGACGTGGCCCAGCTGCCCACGGTGCTTGATGTGCGGGCCAAGAAGCTCGAAATCACCCGGGCGTCGATCCGGGAGGCGCTGGTGGCCGGGAAGCTCGATGGCTATCGGGTCGTCGTCGAGCAGTTAGCCGGCGAGTACGATGTGATGGACATCGCGGCCGCGGCAGTGCATTTGGCCCATCTGGCGGGGGCCGGGGACGACACCGAGATACCTGAGGCTCGGCACTCGGCACTCGGCACTCGGCACTCGGCTGGGGACAAGACCAGCGGGGAGCCGAGGCGGCAGAAATCAGCCGGGATGGCTCGGATCTACGTGGGGGCGGGGCGGAAGGACAACATGCGGCCGGCGGATCTGGTCGGGGCCATTGTCAATGAGGCCAAGATCGAGGCAAAGCGGATCGGGGCCATCGAGATTACCGACAAATTCTCGTTGGTGGAACTCGCCGAAGAGCTGATCGACCCGGTGGTGGCGGCGCTCCGGGCCACCAAGGTCAAGGGCAAGCGCCTGACCGTGCGGCGGGATCAGGCCACCCGCCGATCGAACTGA
- a CDS encoding amino acid permease — protein sequence MARVLGLSDVIGVTAGTIMGSAIFLAAAYVPRAVPHPSLVLVVWVVGGLICVAGALTYAELGTMYPEAGGQYQYLKQAFGPLPSFLFGWISLLAIQSGGAAYIGVAFGEYLGVFIPFFSSKHVLASVPVGPWLWEPNTAQLAGVAAILVLSAINYFGAKEGARTQTIITGIKVAALAGFIIVGLVVPAKVSPDWTGPLPSGNLLPSLVLAMVWVFGSFDGWYQATFSAGEIRRPERNLPLGMVGGTLGMITLYALVNWVYLQALPIQAIGASARIGEDAASALLGTGAGRLLAATVLVSCFGCIASTLLGASRIALPMAQDGVFFRQLATIHPRYLTPTVSIVMLAVWSSILALSGSYQQLFTYATLSALMFHIATGAAVFWLRRTQPNLPRPYRTWGYPWVPAIFVLATLCVVLVTLAQQPKESLLGVGLVILGVPAFVWMRRSQRSDS from the coding sequence TTGGCACGTGTCCTCGGTCTTTCCGACGTCATCGGGGTCACCGCCGGTACCATCATGGGCTCGGCCATCTTCCTGGCCGCCGCCTACGTCCCGCGGGCGGTCCCCCATCCGAGCCTCGTGCTGGTGGTCTGGGTTGTCGGCGGCCTGATTTGTGTTGCCGGCGCGCTGACCTATGCCGAACTCGGCACGATGTATCCCGAGGCCGGGGGGCAGTACCAATATCTCAAGCAGGCGTTCGGGCCGCTCCCAAGTTTTCTGTTCGGCTGGATTTCCCTCTTGGCCATTCAGTCGGGCGGGGCCGCCTACATTGGGGTGGCATTCGGAGAATACCTGGGCGTCTTCATTCCCTTCTTCTCGTCCAAACACGTGCTGGCCTCGGTCCCGGTCGGACCCTGGCTCTGGGAACCGAACACCGCCCAACTGGCGGGAGTGGCGGCGATCCTGGTCTTATCGGCCATCAACTACTTCGGCGCCAAGGAAGGCGCCCGGACCCAGACGATCATCACTGGGATCAAGGTGGCAGCCTTGGCCGGCTTCATTATTGTCGGCCTGGTCGTTCCCGCCAAGGTCTCGCCCGACTGGACCGGGCCGCTCCCGTCCGGGAATCTGCTCCCGAGCCTCGTGCTGGCCATGGTGTGGGTGTTCGGGAGTTTCGATGGCTGGTATCAGGCCACGTTCTCAGCCGGCGAGATTCGGCGCCCCGAACGCAATTTGCCGCTGGGGATGGTCGGTGGAACGTTAGGCATGATCACGCTCTACGCCCTGGTCAACTGGGTCTACCTGCAGGCCCTCCCGATCCAGGCCATCGGTGCCTCCGCCCGAATCGGCGAGGACGCCGCCTCGGCGCTCCTCGGTACCGGCGCCGGGCGGTTGTTGGCCGCCACGGTCTTGGTCTCGTGCTTCGGGTGCATCGCTTCGACGCTGTTGGGGGCTTCCAGGATCGCGCTGCCGATGGCCCAAGACGGCGTGTTCTTCCGCCAATTGGCCACGATCCACCCGCGTTACCTCACGCCCACGGTCAGCATCGTGATGCTCGCCGTCTGGTCCAGCATCCTGGCGCTGTCCGGCAGCTACCAGCAACTGTTCACCTACGCCACCCTCTCGGCGCTGATGTTCCACATCGCGACCGGGGCCGCGGTCTTCTGGCTCCGGCGGACCCAGCCTAACCTCCCGCGCCCCTATCGAACCTGGGGGTACCCCTGGGTCCCCGCCATCTTCGTCCTGGCCACGCTCTGCGTCGTCCTCGTGACCCTGGCCCAGCAGCCGAAGGAGTCCCTCCTGGGGGTCGGACTCGTTATCCTCGGGGTGCCCGCGTTCGTCTGGATGCGGCGGTCCCAACGATCGGATTCATGA